A genomic stretch from Perognathus longimembris pacificus isolate PPM17 chromosome 5, ASM2315922v1, whole genome shotgun sequence includes:
- the LOC125351299 gene encoding V-set domain-containing T-cell activation inhibitor 1-like, translating to MYANLLLLLLHGAVSVEELRAAPFTDVTLSCHFSFVESTENLEFSWEREDIREEYFVDNDDDYYRFFRYYDFFEVFTKLVYYFHDNKEQLEDQNPLYEGRVSVDRDEISEGTLSLLLRNVDFLDEAIYKCSAITPDGRGESSIKLIVEDFEMPQVQFSQIDDEDVATCISKGWYFTPNVTWMDRKERDLSNHSTVEVLEEQMNGSFRVFTVLKYPVKLHEIYVCRIAEADENHRPFRVIRKFPKKKYPGSYGYY from the exons ATGTATGCCaacctacttcttcttcttcttcatggtGCAG TATCAGTAGAAGAGCTGCGGGCTGCCCCATTCACCGATGTGACCCTTTCTTGCCATTTCTCCTTTGTGGAGAGCACAGAAAATCTGGAGTTTTCTTGGGAAAGAGAAGACATCAGAGAGGAATACTTTGTAGACAACGATGATGACTATTACCGCTTTTTCAGGTACTATGACTTCTTCGAAGTTTTCACAAAATTGGTTTACTACTTTCATGACAACAAAGAACAGCTAGAAGATCAAAATCCCTTGTATGAGGGACGAGTGTCGGTGGACAGGGATGAAATTTCAGAGGGGACTCTGTCTCTTCTGCTAAGAAATGTGGATTTCCTGGATGAAGCAATCTACAAGTGCTCAGCCATCACGCCAGATGGAAGAGGAGAAAGTTCAATTAAGCTAATAGTAGAAG ACTTTGAAATGCCCCAGGTGCAGTTCTCCCAGATTGATGATGAGGATGTGGCTACGTGCATCTCCAAGGGCTGGTACTTCACACCCAATGTGACCTGGATGGATCGGAAAGAGAGGGACCTGAGCAACCACAGTACtgtggaggtcctggaggagcAGATGAATGGCTCGTTCAGGGTGTTCACCGTCCTCAAATACCCTGTCAAGTTACATGAGATATATGTCTGCCGCATAGCAGAGGCAGATGAGAACCACCGACCTTTTAGAGTCATCCGGAAGTTCCCAA aGAAAAAGTATCCTGGATCCTACGGCTACTATTAA